A DNA window from Taeniopygia guttata chromosome 8, bTaeGut7.mat, whole genome shotgun sequence contains the following coding sequences:
- the DDR2 gene encoding discoidin domain-containing receptor 2 isoform X1 — translation MLATPRPALLLLLLLLHVPRAARAQVNPAVCRYPLGMSGGHIPDEDISASSHWSDSTAAKYGRLDSEEGDGAWCPKTPVEPNDLKEFLQIDLQALHFITLVGTQGRHAKGHGNEFAPMYKINYSRDGTRWISWRNRHGKQTLDGNTNTYDIVLKDLEPPLIARFVRFIPVTDHSMNVCLRVELYGCAWLDGLVSYNAPVGQQLVLPGGTIIYLNDSVYDGAFGYSMTEGLGQLTDGVSGLDDFTQTHEYHVWPGYDYVGWHNESTAGGYVEITFEFDRIRNFTAMKVHCNNMFAKGVKIFKEVQCYFRADASEWEPSAVSSVLVLDDVNPSARFVTVPLLHRMASAIKCQYYFADTWMMFSEITFQSDAAMYNNSVPPAEAPVVPTTYDPTLKVDDSNTRILIGCLVAIIFILVAIIVIILWRQFWQKMLEKASRRMLDDEMTVSLSLPSESSMFNHNRSSSPSEQESSSTYDRIFPLGPDYQEPSRLIRKLPEFTSREEDTGCSCPTKPSQASVPEGVPHYAEADIVNLQGVTGSNTYSVPALTMDLLAGKDVAVEEFPRKLLTFKEKLGEGQFGEVHLCEVEGMEKFTGKDFALEGLDGSSDCPVLVAVKMLRTDANKNARNDFLKEIKIMSRLKDPNIIRLLAVCITDDPLCMITEYMENGDLNQFLSRQQAGGPAAAHAPTVSDLRFMATQIASGMKYLSSLNFVHRDLATRNCLVGKHYTIKIADFGMSRNLYSGDYYRIQGRAVLPIRWMSWESILLGKFTTASDVWAFGVTLWETFTLCREQPYSQMSDEQVIENTGEFFRDQGRQTYLPQPMLCPDSVYKLMLSCWRRDTKDRPSFQDIHRLLQDSASEE, via the exons GCCCAGGTCAACCCCG CGGTGTGTCGGTACCCCTTGGGAATGTCGGGTGGGCACATCCCTGACGAGGACATCTCAGCCTCCAGCCACTGGTCTGACTCCACGGCCGCCAAGTATGGACG GCTGGACTCGGAGGAGGGCGATGGAGCCTGGTGCCCCAAGACCCCAGTGGAGCCAAATGACCTGAAGGAGTTCCTGCAGATTGACCTGCAAGCCCTGCATTTCATCACGCTGGTGGGCACCCAGGGGCGCCACGCCAAGGGCCACGGCAATGAGTTTGCCCCCATGTATAAAATCAACTACAGCCGGGATGGCACCCGCTGGATCTCTTGGAGGAACCGGCACGGGAAGCAG ACACTGGATGGAAACACCAACACCTACGACATCGTCCTGAAGGACCTGGAGCCGCCCCTCATCGCCCGCTTTGTCCGCTTCATCCCCGTCACTGACCACTCCATGAACGTCTGCCTGCGCGTGGAACTGTACGGCTGTGCCTGGCTGG atGGGCTGGTGTCCTACAATGCGCCGGTCGGGCAGCAGCTCGTCCTTCCGGGGGGCACCATCATCTACCTGAATGACTCGGTGTACGACGGGGCCTTCGGGTACAG CATGACAGAGGGCCTGGGCCAACTGACAGACGGGGTGTCGGGGCTGGATGACTTCACACAGACCCACGAGTACCACGTCTGGCCCGGCTATGACTACGTGGGCTGGCACAACGAGAGCACGGCTGGTGGCTACGTGGAGATCACCTTCGAGTTTGACCGCATCAGGAACTTCACCGCCATGAAG GTCCACTGCAACAACATGTTCGCCAAAGGTGTGAAGATCTTCAAGGAGGTGCAGTGCTACTTCCGTGCGGACGCCAGCGAGTGGGAGCCCAGCGCGGTCTCCTCGGTGCTGGTGCTGGATGATGTGAACCCCAGCGCCCGTTTCGTCACCGTGCCTCTGCTGCACCGCATGGCCAGTGCCATCAAGTGCCAGTACTACTTCGCTGACACCTGGATGATGTTCAGTGAGATCACCTTCCAGTCAG ATGCAGCCATGTACAACAACTCAGTGCCCCCCGCCGAGGCACCTGTGGTCCCCACCACTTACG ACCCCACGCTCAAGGTAGACGACAGCAACACACGCATCCTGATTGGGTGCCTGGTGGCCATTATCTTCATCCTGGTGGCCATCATTGTCATCATACTGTGGCGGCAGTTCTGGCAGAAGATGCTGGAGAAG GCATCACGGAGGATGCTGGATGATGAAATGACCGtcagcctctccctgcccagcgAATCCAGCATGTTCAACCACAACcgctcctcctcccccagcgAGCAGGAGTCCAGCTCCACCTATGACCGCATCTTCCCCCTGGGACCTGACTACCAGGAGCCCTCCCGCCTGATCCGCAAGCTGCCTGAGTTCACCTCGCGGGAGGAAGACACAG gctgcagctgccccaccAAGCCATCACAGGCCAGCGTCCCTGAGGGCGTCCCGCACTACGCCGAGGCCGACATTGTGAACCTGCAGGGTGTGACAGGCAGCAACACCTACTCAGTGCCAGCCCTCACCATGGACCTGCTCGCTGGCAAGGATGTGGCCGTCGAGGAGTTCCCCAGGAAGCTGCTGACCTTCAAGGAGAAGCTGGGGGAAGGCCAGTTTGGGGAG GTTCACCTCTGTGAAGTAGAGGGGATGGAGAAGTTCACAGGGAAGGACTTTGCCCTGGAGGGCTTGGATGGCAGCTCTGactgccctgtgctggtggctgtgAAGATGCTGCGGACAGATGCCAACAAGAATGCCAG GAAtgattttctgaaggaaatcaAGATCATGTCACGGCTGAAGGACCCCAACATCATCCGGCTGCTGGCGGTGTGCATCACAGATGATCCCCTGTGCATGATCACTGAGTACATGGAGAACGGGGACCTCAACCAGTTCCTGTCCCGCCAGCAGGCAGGcggtcctgctgctgcccacgcACCCACTGTCAG TGACCTGCGGTTTATGGCCACCCAGATCGCCTCGGGCATGAAATACCTCTCATCCCTCAACTTCGTGCACCGGGACCTGGCCACGCGCAACTGCCTGGTGGGGAAGCACTACACCATCAAGATCGCCGACTTTGGGATGAGCAGGAACCTCTACAGTGGGGACTACTACCGCATCCAGGGCCGGGCGGTGCTCCCCATCCGCTGGATGTCCTGGGAGAGCATCCTGCTG GGCAAGTTCACAACGGCCAGTGACGTGTGGGCATTCGGAGTGACGCTGTGGGAGACCTTCACGCTCTGCCGGGAGCAGCCCTACTCCCAGATGTCTGATGAGCAGGTCATCGAGAACACCGGCGAGTTCTTCCGGGACCAGGGCCGGCAG ACCTACCTTCCCCAGCCCATGCTATGCCCTGACTCAGTCTATAAGCTaatgctcagctgctggagacGGGACACTAAAGATCGTCCCTCCTTCCAGGATATCCATCGCCTTCTCCAGGACTCAGCCAGTGAAGAATGA
- the HSD17B7 gene encoding 3-keto-steroid reductase/17-beta-hydroxysteroid dehydrogenase 7, whose amino-acid sequence MERVVLVTGASGGVGLALCQRLLEEDGRIHLCIACRNEQKSEATRDLILATHPAAQVSTVEVDLGNLASVLRAARELRCRFQRLDFVYLNAGIMPNPHVNFKALWHGLLTGKLLHMLTTAEGVMTQTDRLNGDGLQEVFATNLFGHFMLVRQLQSLLCGNEKPSRLIWTSSSNARESAFSLSDYQHAKGQESYSSSKYATDLTSVVLNRKFNGQGLYSSVVCPGLVMSNMTYRILPVFLWKLLMPIMWLIRFFAKTYTLTPYNGAEAHVWLFKQKPEYLDSLVKYHSCTSGLGRCYVEPRKMDVDEDTAEKLYQKLLELEEQTLEKYHDLLD is encoded by the exons ATGGAGCGCGTGGTGCTGGTGACCGGTGCGAGCGG AGGTGTGGGGCTGGCGCTGTGCCAgcggctgctggaggaggatgGCCGCATCCACCTCTGCATCGCCTGCCGCAACGAGCAGAAGAGCGAAGCCACGCGGGACCTCATTCTGGCCACCCACCCCGCCGCCCAGGTGTCCACCGTGGAGGTGGACCTGGGTAACCTGGCCTCCGTGCTGCGGGCCGCCCGCGAGCTCCGCTGCAG GTTTCAGCGCCTGGACTTCGTCTACCTCAATGCTGGGATCATGCCCAACCCGCACGTGAACTTCAAGGCGCTCTGGCACGGTCTCCTCACCGG TAAGCTGCTCCACATGCTGACCACTGCGGAAGGCGTCATGACCCAAACAGACAGGCTGAATGGAGATGGGCTTCAGGAGGTGTTTGCTACCAACCTCTTTGGACACTTCATGCTG GTTCGTCAGCTTCAGTCTCTACTCTGTGGTAATGAGAAGCCCTCACGACTCATCTGGACCTCCTCCAGCAATGCCAGGGAGTCTGCCTTCAGCCTCTCTGACTATCAGCATGCCAAGGGGCAGGAATCATACAGTTCCTCTAAATATGCCACTGACCTGACAAGTGTGGTTCTGAACAGGAAATTTAATGGCCAG GGTCTGTATTCCAGTGTTGTTTGTCCTGGGCTCGTTATGTCCAACATGACATACAGaattttgcctgtttttctgtGGAAGCTGCTAATGCCCATCATGTGGTTG ATCCGATTTTTTGCCAAAACTTATACTCTGACGCCCTATAATGGAGCAGAAGCTCAC GTATGGCTGTTCAAACAGAAGCCTGAGTACCTGGATTCTCTTGTCAAATACCACAGCTGTACTTCTGGACTGGGGAGATGCTACGTGGAGCCTCGAAAG ATGGATGTGGATGAAGACACTGCTGAGAAACTTTACCAGAAGCTGTTGGAACTGGAGGAACAGACTCTAGAGAAATACCATGATCTTTTAGATTAA
- the DDR2 gene encoding discoidin domain-containing receptor 2 isoform X2, translating to MLATPRPALLLLLLLLHVPRAARAQVNPAVCRYPLGMSGGHIPDEDISASSHWSDSTAAKYGRLDSEEGDGAWCPKTPVEPNDLKEFLQIDLQALHFITLVGTQGRHAKGHGNEFAPMYKINYSRDGTRWISWRNRHGKQDLEPPLIARFVRFIPVTDHSMNVCLRVELYGCAWLDGLVSYNAPVGQQLVLPGGTIIYLNDSVYDGAFGYSMTEGLGQLTDGVSGLDDFTQTHEYHVWPGYDYVGWHNESTAGGYVEITFEFDRIRNFTAMKVHCNNMFAKGVKIFKEVQCYFRADASEWEPSAVSSVLVLDDVNPSARFVTVPLLHRMASAIKCQYYFADTWMMFSEITFQSDAAMYNNSVPPAEAPVVPTTYDPTLKVDDSNTRILIGCLVAIIFILVAIIVIILWRQFWQKMLEKASRRMLDDEMTVSLSLPSESSMFNHNRSSSPSEQESSSTYDRIFPLGPDYQEPSRLIRKLPEFTSREEDTGCSCPTKPSQASVPEGVPHYAEADIVNLQGVTGSNTYSVPALTMDLLAGKDVAVEEFPRKLLTFKEKLGEGQFGEVHLCEVEGMEKFTGKDFALEGLDGSSDCPVLVAVKMLRTDANKNARNDFLKEIKIMSRLKDPNIIRLLAVCITDDPLCMITEYMENGDLNQFLSRQQAGGPAAAHAPTVSDLRFMATQIASGMKYLSSLNFVHRDLATRNCLVGKHYTIKIADFGMSRNLYSGDYYRIQGRAVLPIRWMSWESILLGKFTTASDVWAFGVTLWETFTLCREQPYSQMSDEQVIENTGEFFRDQGRQTYLPQPMLCPDSVYKLMLSCWRRDTKDRPSFQDIHRLLQDSASEE from the exons GCCCAGGTCAACCCCG CGGTGTGTCGGTACCCCTTGGGAATGTCGGGTGGGCACATCCCTGACGAGGACATCTCAGCCTCCAGCCACTGGTCTGACTCCACGGCCGCCAAGTATGGACG GCTGGACTCGGAGGAGGGCGATGGAGCCTGGTGCCCCAAGACCCCAGTGGAGCCAAATGACCTGAAGGAGTTCCTGCAGATTGACCTGCAAGCCCTGCATTTCATCACGCTGGTGGGCACCCAGGGGCGCCACGCCAAGGGCCACGGCAATGAGTTTGCCCCCATGTATAAAATCAACTACAGCCGGGATGGCACCCGCTGGATCTCTTGGAGGAACCGGCACGGGAAGCAG GACCTGGAGCCGCCCCTCATCGCCCGCTTTGTCCGCTTCATCCCCGTCACTGACCACTCCATGAACGTCTGCCTGCGCGTGGAACTGTACGGCTGTGCCTGGCTGG atGGGCTGGTGTCCTACAATGCGCCGGTCGGGCAGCAGCTCGTCCTTCCGGGGGGCACCATCATCTACCTGAATGACTCGGTGTACGACGGGGCCTTCGGGTACAG CATGACAGAGGGCCTGGGCCAACTGACAGACGGGGTGTCGGGGCTGGATGACTTCACACAGACCCACGAGTACCACGTCTGGCCCGGCTATGACTACGTGGGCTGGCACAACGAGAGCACGGCTGGTGGCTACGTGGAGATCACCTTCGAGTTTGACCGCATCAGGAACTTCACCGCCATGAAG GTCCACTGCAACAACATGTTCGCCAAAGGTGTGAAGATCTTCAAGGAGGTGCAGTGCTACTTCCGTGCGGACGCCAGCGAGTGGGAGCCCAGCGCGGTCTCCTCGGTGCTGGTGCTGGATGATGTGAACCCCAGCGCCCGTTTCGTCACCGTGCCTCTGCTGCACCGCATGGCCAGTGCCATCAAGTGCCAGTACTACTTCGCTGACACCTGGATGATGTTCAGTGAGATCACCTTCCAGTCAG ATGCAGCCATGTACAACAACTCAGTGCCCCCCGCCGAGGCACCTGTGGTCCCCACCACTTACG ACCCCACGCTCAAGGTAGACGACAGCAACACACGCATCCTGATTGGGTGCCTGGTGGCCATTATCTTCATCCTGGTGGCCATCATTGTCATCATACTGTGGCGGCAGTTCTGGCAGAAGATGCTGGAGAAG GCATCACGGAGGATGCTGGATGATGAAATGACCGtcagcctctccctgcccagcgAATCCAGCATGTTCAACCACAACcgctcctcctcccccagcgAGCAGGAGTCCAGCTCCACCTATGACCGCATCTTCCCCCTGGGACCTGACTACCAGGAGCCCTCCCGCCTGATCCGCAAGCTGCCTGAGTTCACCTCGCGGGAGGAAGACACAG gctgcagctgccccaccAAGCCATCACAGGCCAGCGTCCCTGAGGGCGTCCCGCACTACGCCGAGGCCGACATTGTGAACCTGCAGGGTGTGACAGGCAGCAACACCTACTCAGTGCCAGCCCTCACCATGGACCTGCTCGCTGGCAAGGATGTGGCCGTCGAGGAGTTCCCCAGGAAGCTGCTGACCTTCAAGGAGAAGCTGGGGGAAGGCCAGTTTGGGGAG GTTCACCTCTGTGAAGTAGAGGGGATGGAGAAGTTCACAGGGAAGGACTTTGCCCTGGAGGGCTTGGATGGCAGCTCTGactgccctgtgctggtggctgtgAAGATGCTGCGGACAGATGCCAACAAGAATGCCAG GAAtgattttctgaaggaaatcaAGATCATGTCACGGCTGAAGGACCCCAACATCATCCGGCTGCTGGCGGTGTGCATCACAGATGATCCCCTGTGCATGATCACTGAGTACATGGAGAACGGGGACCTCAACCAGTTCCTGTCCCGCCAGCAGGCAGGcggtcctgctgctgcccacgcACCCACTGTCAG TGACCTGCGGTTTATGGCCACCCAGATCGCCTCGGGCATGAAATACCTCTCATCCCTCAACTTCGTGCACCGGGACCTGGCCACGCGCAACTGCCTGGTGGGGAAGCACTACACCATCAAGATCGCCGACTTTGGGATGAGCAGGAACCTCTACAGTGGGGACTACTACCGCATCCAGGGCCGGGCGGTGCTCCCCATCCGCTGGATGTCCTGGGAGAGCATCCTGCTG GGCAAGTTCACAACGGCCAGTGACGTGTGGGCATTCGGAGTGACGCTGTGGGAGACCTTCACGCTCTGCCGGGAGCAGCCCTACTCCCAGATGTCTGATGAGCAGGTCATCGAGAACACCGGCGAGTTCTTCCGGGACCAGGGCCGGCAG ACCTACCTTCCCCAGCCCATGCTATGCCCTGACTCAGTCTATAAGCTaatgctcagctgctggagacGGGACACTAAAGATCGTCCCTCCTTCCAGGATATCCATCGCCTTCTCCAGGACTCAGCCAGTGAAGAATGA